A genomic window from Sulfurospirillum diekertiae includes:
- a CDS encoding methyltransferase domain-containing protein yields the protein MKSNWQRIVFEESPIYVHRHSADWFVPNFAADRLLQSDEKSLAYEALKHRISEPNPLVYRPKPTSKTALQEFWIHLTNRCNLSCTHCLFTSSPTEKDTLNFESISLHVKEAYALGCRLFIISGGEPLVHPELLALVEMILTLSDTEVVILTNGILLEKVFTCKEFPTSRLHFQISLDGLPKEHDAIRGQGSFDKLEHNIVWLQKAGYSFSLSVCLHPLNIASLEAIVALASELKAGHLHFLWYFSRGRGENEGLIDQDVLFQALINAYEKAQQLGLVIDNFEALKTQIFAPKGTVHDGSSSGRSSIALGYDGHFYPSAAMVGESALLMEGESIAKALESKVAQAIWAQSITALSSPLRFLLGGGDLDHSFSHAKTLMGDDPYEPLLEKLALWMISQEAKRFEPLHVKPALCLEMGDILQSCGANEGVAHTHANCLLATGESESLRLVKAFYHDAALEDKEDILNPACYEEQYLSHIPSHLRFRGYGCGSPILDAKLKMGESMLDLGSGRGIECFIASKLVGKSGRVVGVDMLDSMLKIARSGAEEVAQSLGYKNLTFAKGYLEALPEDDERFDVITSNCVLNLSSHKRKLFAEIFRVLKKGGRLVVSDVVCDEEASALIRNDAKLSGECIGGALTQAHLLGLLRESGFENVELIKRFFYREVQGHMFYSLTFEAHKPDTQKQVEVIYKGVGESLALDNGIVLFKGGKTRIDEALAKRLESELFTGR from the coding sequence ATGAAAAGTAATTGGCAACGTATTGTTTTTGAAGAGAGTCCTATTTATGTGCATCGCCACAGTGCGGACTGGTTTGTGCCCAATTTTGCGGCGGATAGGTTATTGCAAAGCGATGAAAAAAGCCTTGCATATGAGGCGTTAAAACATCGTATTTCTGAGCCAAATCCTTTGGTTTATAGACCAAAACCAACTTCTAAAACAGCGCTGCAAGAGTTTTGGATCCATCTGACCAACCGTTGCAATCTCTCGTGTACGCATTGCCTTTTTACCTCTTCACCCACAGAGAAAGATACACTGAATTTTGAGTCTATTTCTTTACATGTAAAAGAGGCGTACGCACTGGGTTGTCGGCTTTTTATCATCAGTGGTGGTGAGCCGTTGGTGCATCCTGAACTGCTAGCGTTGGTTGAGATGATTTTAACACTCAGTGACACCGAAGTGGTCATCTTAACCAATGGCATATTGCTTGAAAAAGTCTTTACATGTAAAGAGTTTCCAACCTCACGTCTGCATTTTCAAATCAGCCTTGATGGTCTGCCCAAAGAGCATGATGCCATTCGTGGGCAGGGAAGTTTTGACAAGCTTGAGCACAATATTGTTTGGCTTCAAAAAGCGGGTTATTCGTTTTCATTGTCAGTGTGTCTGCATCCTCTGAATATTGCGAGTTTAGAAGCGATTGTGGCATTGGCAAGCGAACTTAAAGCGGGACATCTGCATTTCTTATGGTATTTTTCGCGTGGACGAGGCGAAAATGAAGGTTTAATAGACCAAGACGTACTCTTTCAAGCGCTGATCAATGCCTATGAAAAAGCGCAACAATTAGGCTTAGTCATTGACAATTTTGAAGCGCTCAAAACGCAAATCTTTGCCCCCAAAGGTACGGTACATGACGGCTCTAGTTCGGGGCGAAGTTCCATCGCTTTAGGCTACGATGGACACTTTTACCCCAGTGCCGCGATGGTAGGTGAGAGTGCGCTTTTAATGGAAGGTGAGAGCATCGCTAAGGCGCTTGAAAGTAAGGTGGCTCAAGCGATTTGGGCGCAGTCCATCACCGCACTCTCTTCGCCACTTCGTTTTTTACTGGGTGGTGGCGACTTAGACCACAGCTTTTCTCATGCCAAAACCTTGATGGGCGATGACCCGTATGAACCCCTTTTGGAGAAGCTTGCCTTGTGGATGATTTCACAAGAGGCGAAGCGATTTGAGCCTTTACATGTAAAGCCTGCTTTGTGTTTGGAAATGGGTGACATCTTGCAGAGTTGCGGCGCAAATGAAGGTGTGGCGCATACCCATGCGAACTGTCTGCTTGCCACAGGTGAGAGTGAATCGTTGCGCCTTGTGAAAGCCTTTTACCATGACGCGGCATTGGAAGATAAAGAAGACATCCTCAACCCTGCATGCTACGAAGAGCAGTACCTTTCGCACATTCCCTCCCATTTGCGCTTTCGAGGGTACGGCTGTGGCAGTCCTATCTTAGATGCGAAGCTCAAAATGGGTGAATCCATGCTTGATCTTGGTTCTGGCAGAGGCATTGAGTGTTTTATCGCCTCAAAACTTGTAGGGAAAAGTGGGCGTGTCGTGGGTGTCGATATGCTCGACTCCATGCTCAAAATCGCGCGAAGTGGCGCAGAAGAGGTGGCGCAAAGTTTAGGTTATAAAAATCTCACATTTGCCAAAGGTTACCTTGAAGCATTGCCAGAGGACGATGAGCGTTTTGATGTCATCACCTCCAACTGTGTGCTGAACCTCTCCAGTCACAAACGCAAACTCTTTGCCGAAATCTTTCGGGTGCTTAAAAAGGGCGGAAGGCTTGTAGTTTCCGATGTTGTGTGCGACGAAGAGGCAAGTGCACTTATCCGCAATGACGCAAAACTAAGTGGTGAGTGCATCGGCGGAGCGCTGACACAAGCCCATCTTTTAGGACTACTACGTGAGAGTGGCTTTGAAAACGTTGAGCTTATCAAACGCTTTTTTTACCGTGAGGTGCAAGGGCATATGTTTTACTCGCTTACGTTTGAGGCACACAAGCCAGACACGCAAAAGCAGGTCGAAGTCATCTACAAAGGTGTAGGCGAAAGCCTTGCATTAGACAATGGTATTGTGCTGTTTAAAGGGGGTAAAACACGCATTGATGAGGCTTTGGCAAAGCGGTTGGAAAGCGAGCTGTTTACTGGACGATAA
- a CDS encoding DUF5714 domain-containing protein, which translates to MVMSPIKEGQSCCCATPPESKPSLLLTTKPTAKVSFSIAPSKKNHNCMVCASALVYTPSPHEVTCYYCGSVSVQSVTCKEGHYVCDACHSKEALAVIKHICATSKERDMLKLFQQIREHPSIPKHGPEHHAMVPAIIVTAYKNSGGKLPENALKTALSRGSSIMGGACGFLGICGAASGVGIGFAIVLEASPVAKKARSAAQKVTYAVLGKIAEYEAARCCHREVWTALNIASSLSETFLHVKLLAQMETKCDQKKFNQYCYGKECPIF; encoded by the coding sequence ATGGTAATGTCACCAATCAAAGAGGGTCAAAGCTGTTGTTGTGCGACACCACCTGAGTCCAAACCAAGTCTTTTATTGACGACAAAACCGACAGCGAAAGTTTCGTTTAGCATAGCACCTTCTAAGAAAAACCATAACTGCATGGTCTGCGCATCGGCGCTTGTTTACACACCCTCACCGCACGAAGTGACATGTTATTATTGCGGAAGTGTGAGCGTTCAAAGCGTTACATGTAAAGAGGGGCATTATGTGTGCGATGCGTGTCATTCCAAAGAGGCACTAGCCGTCATCAAACACATCTGCGCTACGTCTAAAGAGCGCGATATGCTCAAGCTTTTTCAGCAGATACGTGAGCATCCCAGCATCCCAAAACACGGGCCTGAACATCATGCCATGGTACCTGCCATCATCGTTACTGCCTATAAAAACAGTGGTGGGAAACTTCCCGAAAATGCACTTAAAACAGCGCTTTCACGCGGCTCTAGCATTATGGGTGGTGCCTGTGGATTTTTAGGGATTTGCGGTGCGGCTTCGGGGGTTGGCATTGGCTTTGCGATTGTATTGGAGGCTTCACCCGTTGCCAAAAAAGCACGTTCTGCGGCTCAAAAGGTCACATACGCAGTGCTCGGTAAAATCGCTGAGTACGAAGCGGCGCGTTGTTGCCATAGAGAAGTCTGGACAGCCCTCAATATCGCTTCATCGCTCTCCGAAACCTTTTTACATGTAAAGCTTTTGGCACAGATGGAAACGAAATGCGATCAGAAAAAGTTTAACCAATATTGCTATGGAAAAGAGTGCCCGATATTTTAA
- a CDS encoding MIP/aquaporin family protein — protein MKYKREFMGECLGTFMMVMFGCGSVAVSVLFNAHQGLFQIAMIWGMGVSLAIYAARHLSCAHLNPAVTLAMVISQRMTIKKMPIYLLGQFLGAFGAAVMVYVLFNPSIVAFENAHHIIRGTQESIAIAKMFGEYYQFPNSNAIVSLPLAMIAEGFGTFCLVIIIFCLTESCNLGRPDDNIAPILIGLAVTSIICLIAPLTQAGLNPARDFSPRMVAWIFGWKEASFPDQVGGFFWVYILAPLLGGMSAGFLFTRLIEPLMRNKCEKCDCQ, from the coding sequence ATGAAATATAAACGTGAATTTATGGGTGAATGCTTAGGAACGTTTATGATGGTGATGTTTGGATGTGGTTCTGTTGCGGTGTCGGTGTTGTTTAATGCCCATCAAGGATTGTTCCAAATAGCGATGATTTGGGGTATGGGTGTGAGCCTTGCCATTTACGCGGCACGTCATTTATCGTGCGCGCATCTCAATCCAGCCGTGACGTTGGCAATGGTGATCAGCCAAAGAATGACGATCAAAAAAATGCCTATTTATCTTTTAGGGCAGTTTCTTGGCGCTTTTGGTGCAGCTGTGATGGTGTATGTGCTCTTTAATCCTTCTATTGTGGCTTTTGAAAATGCGCATCACATCATTCGTGGTACGCAAGAGTCCATTGCAATCGCGAAAATGTTTGGTGAATATTATCAGTTCCCTAACAGTAATGCCATCGTCTCGCTGCCCTTGGCGATGATCGCAGAAGGATTTGGAACGTTCTGCCTTGTGATTATCATTTTTTGTTTGACGGAGAGCTGTAATTTGGGACGACCCGATGACAATATAGCCCCCATTCTCATAGGGCTTGCCGTCACTTCCATCATCTGCCTTATCGCCCCTTTAACGCAAGCAGGACTGAACCCTGCACGGGATTTTAGCCCTCGTATGGTTGCATGGATCTTTGGGTGGAAAGAGGCTTCTTTTCCTGATCAAGTTGGAGGTTTCTTTTGGGTTTATATCTTAGCTCCTTTGCTTGGAGGCATGAGTGCGGGATTTTTATTTACACGCCTCATTGAGCCTCTTATGCGTAACAAATGTGAAAAATGTGACTGCCAATAA
- a CDS encoding GTP-binding protein, which yields MKTRIILVGGFLGAGKTTLLCESARMLSEQGKHVGLITNDQASGLVDTAFLEHSIRSVTEVSGSCFCCNFNGFVEAISHLKAKGAMEMIIAEPVGSCTDLSATIMQPLKQKFEEDLIVSPLSVLVDPERLNAILKGGTSGFHESAAYILQKQLDEADMIVITKIDLLSRDALETLKRRVAKRWPLAKIFSLSAKSGEGLELWLDEVSHSTVAGTHLAEVDYDIYAQGEAVLGWLNTTVTLQGHSVNWDAFTHKMLKSLAERFDALNLAVGHVKVLLEAEKKYVIGNVTGKSESLSIRGSAGSGNQAQMTLNARVEMNPAALDRIVTEVLSEVCGNEVTQKIEASKCLQPGRPNPTYRYDYVV from the coding sequence ATGAAAACACGTATTATTTTAGTGGGTGGATTTTTGGGAGCGGGTAAAACTACGCTGTTGTGTGAGTCGGCACGAATGCTGAGTGAACAAGGCAAACACGTTGGTTTAATCACCAATGATCAAGCCTCAGGACTGGTCGATACAGCGTTTCTTGAGCACTCCATCCGTTCCGTTACAGAGGTGAGTGGTAGCTGCTTTTGCTGTAATTTCAATGGGTTTGTAGAGGCTATCTCTCACCTCAAAGCAAAAGGTGCTATGGAGATGATTATTGCTGAACCTGTAGGCAGTTGCACGGATCTTTCTGCCACGATTATGCAGCCTTTAAAACAAAAATTCGAAGAGGATTTGATCGTTTCGCCGCTAAGTGTTTTAGTCGATCCCGAACGGTTGAACGCTATACTCAAAGGTGGTACATCGGGGTTTCATGAAAGTGCGGCGTATATTCTTCAAAAACAGCTTGATGAAGCCGATATGATTGTCATCACAAAAATAGATTTACTCTCACGTGATGCGCTTGAAACCTTAAAAAGACGAGTTGCCAAGAGGTGGCCATTAGCTAAAATCTTCTCCTTAAGCGCTAAAAGCGGTGAAGGCTTGGAACTGTGGCTCGATGAAGTGAGCCATTCTACAGTAGCAGGAACGCACTTAGCCGAAGTGGATTATGATATTTACGCGCAAGGCGAAGCCGTGCTTGGATGGCTTAACACGACAGTCACCCTTCAAGGTCACTCAGTAAATTGGGATGCGTTCACGCACAAAATGTTAAAAAGCTTGGCAGAGCGGTTTGATGCTTTAAACTTAGCCGTTGGGCATGTCAAAGTGTTACTCGAAGCCGAAAAAAAGTATGTGATAGGCAATGTGACAGGAAAGAGTGAATCTCTTAGCATAAGAGGCAGTGCAGGAAGTGGAAATCAGGCTCAAATGACGTTAAATGCGCGTGTTGAAATGAATCCAGCAGCGTTAGATCGTATTGTAACAGAGGTCCTTTCTGAGGTATGTGGCAATGAGGTTACTCAAAAAATCGAAGCTTCCAAATGCCTGCAACCCGGACGACCAAACCCAACCTACCGCTACGATTATGTCGTATGA
- a CDS encoding DMT family transporter — MRYLILITLIWAFSFSFIGEVLAGKVDSYFAVLVRIGLASLVFLPFTKFRGVPTTLKIKIMLIGGVQIGFMYIFFYQSFLFLTVPEVILFTIFTPIYVTLLYDGLKGQFKPLYLISTGVAVLGAYIIRYQNVNSEFITGFLMVQGANICFALGQTAYKKVMESNTNIVQSDVFGYFHFGALIIGIVAFGLFANTDKLSPTLIQWGVLVWLGVVASGLGYFLWNKGACEVDAGVLAIMNNVHVPAGLIVNILIWGTPTNYLLLTLGSGVIAFSWWLHHLFMKHYHTT; from the coding sequence ATGCGATATTTGATTTTGATAACGCTGATTTGGGCGTTTTCGTTTAGCTTTATTGGTGAAGTTTTAGCAGGTAAAGTCGATAGTTATTTTGCGGTGTTGGTGCGTATTGGGCTTGCATCACTGGTTTTTTTACCGTTTACGAAATTTCGAGGCGTTCCCACGACATTAAAGATCAAAATCATGCTGATTGGCGGTGTGCAAATTGGCTTCATGTATATCTTTTTCTATCAATCATTTTTATTTCTCACCGTTCCTGAGGTGATTCTTTTCACTATTTTTACACCTATCTATGTGACACTGCTTTATGATGGACTGAAGGGGCAGTTTAAACCGCTGTATCTTATCAGCACAGGGGTGGCGGTTTTGGGGGCGTATATTATTCGTTATCAAAACGTCAATTCTGAGTTTATCACAGGATTTTTGATGGTGCAAGGGGCAAATATCTGCTTTGCGCTTGGGCAAACTGCCTATAAAAAAGTAATGGAATCCAATACAAATATTGTACAAAGTGATGTATTTGGTTACTTTCACTTTGGAGCGCTGATTATCGGCATCGTTGCTTTTGGACTGTTTGCCAACACCGATAAACTCTCACCCACTTTGATACAATGGGGCGTTTTAGTGTGGCTGGGGGTTGTCGCTTCGGGTCTTGGGTATTTTCTGTGGAACAAAGGCGCATGTGAAGTCGATGCAGGAGTGCTTGCCATCATGAACAACGTGCACGTTCCCGCAGGGTTGATTGTAAACATTCTCATCTGGGGAACGCCGACCAATTATCTCTTACTGACTTTGGGAAGCGGGGTTATTGCCTTTTCATGGTGGTTACATCATCTTTTTATGAAGCACTATCATACGACATAA
- a CDS encoding 4Fe-4S dicluster domain-containing protein — MAAKITDICIACGACIDECPVEAIVDDSENPTGADTYYVYADKCVECVGHHDSPACMEACPTEGCIVLGA, encoded by the coding sequence ATGGCAGCGAAGATTACCGATATTTGTATCGCGTGTGGCGCTTGTATCGATGAGTGCCCTGTAGAAGCTATTGTAGATGATAGCGAAAATCCAACAGGTGCAGATACGTATTATGTTTATGCTGACAAATGTGTTGAGTGTGTAGGTCATCATGACTCACCAGCGTGTATGGAAGCCTGTCCAACAGAGGGCTGTATTGTTTTAGGTGCATAG
- a CDS encoding nicotinate phosphoribosyltransferase: MQNSNELGLTDVTAWTDKYFSNTKAIIEHFGDTEVTYAFFLRRPVLCATRLATQWIQTQATSRGINVIIETTHEEGEWVGAGEPLFYLSGSFMHLVELETIILQKLGSACVAAYNAYEMCQMLPHVSFLAMDARHCAGTEMAEMMAYGASVGSRVAQRLGAVGFIGNATDATAHFFGCEKGLGTVPHALIGYAGSTLRAAEMFHECFPTENIPILADYFGREITDTLEVCHAFPKFARDGKIAVRLDTHGGRFLEGLDTQESYHVLGRHVPDAVRDYRTEAELHDLIGTGVSAAAIWSMRETLDHAGFSKVRIIASSGFTPQKCRSMACAKAPIDIIGTGSFLPEKWSETNATADIIAYGGTPKVKVGREFLLKKSH; the protein is encoded by the coding sequence ATGCAAAACAGTAATGAACTTGGTCTCACTGATGTGACCGCATGGACGGATAAATATTTTTCCAATACCAAAGCAATCATCGAACATTTTGGCGATACTGAAGTCACGTATGCCTTCTTTTTACGCCGCCCAGTGCTTTGTGCGACACGTTTAGCCACGCAGTGGATTCAAACACAAGCGACAAGTCGTGGCATCAACGTTATCATCGAAACGACGCACGAGGAGGGTGAATGGGTAGGTGCTGGTGAGCCTTTGTTTTATCTTAGTGGTTCGTTTATGCATTTAGTAGAATTAGAGACGATCATTTTACAAAAATTAGGCTCGGCATGTGTCGCTGCTTACAACGCCTATGAAATGTGTCAAATGCTTCCACATGTCTCATTTTTAGCGATGGACGCGCGTCACTGTGCAGGAACTGAGATGGCTGAGATGATGGCGTATGGGGCATCGGTGGGTTCACGTGTGGCACAACGTTTAGGTGCAGTGGGTTTTATTGGCAATGCGACCGATGCAACGGCGCATTTCTTTGGATGTGAAAAAGGCTTAGGCACGGTTCCCCACGCGCTCATCGGCTACGCAGGCTCAACGCTTCGTGCGGCTGAAATGTTTCATGAATGTTTTCCAACGGAGAACATCCCTATTTTGGCGGATTATTTCGGTCGAGAAATCACCGACACCTTAGAAGTATGCCACGCTTTTCCAAAGTTTGCACGCGATGGTAAGATCGCTGTTCGCCTCGATACGCATGGCGGACGTTTTTTAGAGGGGCTTGATACACAAGAGAGCTATCATGTTTTAGGACGGCATGTTCCTGACGCGGTGCGTGACTACCGTACGGAAGCGGAACTCCATGACTTGATCGGCACAGGCGTTTCGGCGGCAGCCATCTGGAGCATGCGAGAAACGCTTGATCATGCGGGATTTTCCAAAGTACGCATCATCGCTTCTTCAGGTTTTACGCCGCAAAAGTGTCGTTCAATGGCATGCGCAAAAGCGCCCATCGACATCATCGGAACAGGTTCATTTCTACCCGAAAAATGGAGCGAGACCAATGCAACCGCTGACATCATTGCTTATGGTGGCACACCAAAGGTTAAAGTGGGGAGGGAGTTTTTGCTCAAAAAGAGCCACTAA
- a CDS encoding methyltransferase, giving the protein MNQDLLTLQPDKPPIITSEIEVIRFYHDTDAKAAVQEMIVGTYVLVEEFYSNGLEILAELKRTLLVYYTDKKFQGQRDFRSAFREASHRLLVEVKGHKLVVKKAPVIGWLKVLYPEIADFYVSFPEVQGMNSAWQWYQKGIEVKTLGITLHPFYGTYFPTRFEHLTLFDRWLKKYIGSKEKAIEIGVGSGILSFQLIQNGFKTIFASDTNKNAIIGVAQECKRLDYEANITLNHGDLFENCDVKADVIVFNPPWLLAKHSLEEGLDKAIYYEKELFPQFFEQAQKHLTCHGKIVLLFSNLAQVIDAKSPHPIIEELRTNGRFKKELHLRRDVNASSKKTKRTDSRENEKVELWVLTPKEMV; this is encoded by the coding sequence ATGAATCAAGATTTACTCACTCTCCAACCCGATAAACCGCCAATTATTACCTCCGAAATCGAAGTGATACGTTTTTATCACGACACGGATGCGAAGGCTGCCGTGCAGGAGATGATCGTAGGGACGTATGTTCTTGTGGAAGAGTTTTACAGCAATGGTTTAGAAATTTTGGCTGAACTCAAACGAACGCTTTTAGTTTACTATACCGATAAAAAATTTCAAGGACAACGCGATTTTCGTAGCGCCTTTAGAGAGGCATCGCACCGTTTGTTAGTGGAAGTCAAAGGTCATAAACTAGTTGTGAAGAAGGCTCCCGTGATTGGTTGGTTGAAAGTGCTATACCCCGAAATTGCTGACTTTTATGTCTCTTTCCCTGAAGTTCAGGGGATGAATAGCGCGTGGCAGTGGTACCAAAAAGGCATTGAAGTGAAAACTTTAGGCATCACGCTTCACCCTTTTTATGGGACGTATTTTCCCACACGATTTGAGCATTTAACGCTCTTTGATAGGTGGCTTAAAAAATACATTGGTTCAAAAGAAAAAGCCATAGAAATCGGTGTAGGAAGTGGTATTTTATCGTTTCAACTCATTCAAAATGGTTTTAAAACTATCTTCGCATCCGATACCAATAAAAATGCGATTATTGGCGTGGCGCAAGAGTGCAAGCGATTGGATTATGAAGCAAATATAACCCTCAATCATGGTGATTTATTTGAAAATTGCGATGTTAAAGCGGATGTGATTGTGTTTAATCCACCGTGGTTACTGGCAAAGCATAGCTTGGAAGAGGGGCTTGATAAAGCGATTTATTATGAGAAAGAGCTCTTTCCACAGTTTTTTGAACAAGCCCAAAAACACCTTACATGTCATGGGAAAATAGTGCTTCTTTTCTCCAACCTAGCGCAAGTTATTGATGCAAAAAGTCCCCATCCCATCATCGAAGAATTACGCACTAACGGCCGCTTTAAAAAAGAGTTACACCTCAGACGAGACGTGAACGCTTCCTCAAAAAAAACAAAACGTACAGATTCAAGAGAGAATGAAAAAGTTGAGCTGTGGGTTTTAACGCCAAAAGAAATGGTGTAA
- a CDS encoding OprD family outer membrane porin — MKIAKLSLVAIVVAGLASSSFAASDTLADAFKNGKVTGELRAWYFDRDTGSSNPTVSIPGKDGTLGKGDADIFSTGVMLSYVTDSLYGLTLGLTMQSSYAPFADDDAKNLYATDMYGSGAVLSEAYVAYTIGKTTAKVGRQFITSPLVNSSSSRMIKEAFQAAVLVNTDLPNTTLVAGYSDKFQGRTSDYDASVAGGESGIPNFKKEAVFYGTGKANNGSNVFGFDGAYTAAAINTSITNLTLTGQYLFVNDVELTNGGDANVFYAEGNYVVPLSTMKLLLDATYRGSRTSNATFDSFHVEGDMYQGRVGFKELAGFNGSFAYSTVSSGQSVLLGAGNGPTTYTAPLIKGAEVTSGANTDAYKVEVGYDFTKVGVTGLKVLGQYVKINQDASSVAVGYILNHAESDTKTKYWEGQIAYDIPSLKGLTLSLEYENATKDVAALGATAASSTDFNEMRFRANYKF; from the coding sequence ATGAAAATAGCTAAACTTAGCTTGGTGGCTATTGTAGTTGCGGGCCTCGCTTCTAGTTCTTTTGCGGCATCAGATACACTTGCTGACGCATTTAAAAATGGAAAAGTAACGGGTGAATTAAGAGCTTGGTACTTTGATAGGGATACAGGTTCTTCTAACCCTACGGTATCTATACCTGGCAAAGATGGGACACTTGGCAAGGGTGATGCTGACATTTTCTCTACAGGTGTTATGTTGAGTTATGTAACAGATTCATTGTATGGTTTAACTCTTGGGTTAACAATGCAGTCAAGTTATGCACCGTTTGCTGATGACGATGCAAAAAATCTTTATGCTACCGATATGTACGGTTCAGGTGCGGTACTTTCAGAAGCCTATGTAGCGTATACGATTGGTAAGACAACGGCAAAAGTGGGTCGACAATTTATTACAAGCCCCCTTGTTAACAGTTCTAGTTCACGTATGATTAAAGAAGCATTCCAAGCAGCAGTTCTTGTCAACACAGACCTTCCAAATACAACCTTAGTTGCAGGTTATTCTGACAAATTTCAAGGTAGAACATCTGATTATGACGCAAGCGTAGCTGGTGGTGAATCAGGGATTCCTAACTTTAAAAAAGAAGCGGTATTTTACGGAACCGGTAAAGCTAATAATGGATCAAATGTTTTTGGATTTGACGGAGCATACACTGCTGCTGCTATCAACACATCCATCACAAATTTGACATTAACAGGTCAATACTTATTTGTAAATGATGTTGAATTAACCAATGGTGGCGATGCCAATGTTTTCTATGCTGAGGGTAACTATGTTGTGCCTTTAAGCACTATGAAATTACTCCTTGATGCAACCTATCGAGGGTCAAGAACATCAAATGCTACATTTGATAGTTTCCATGTTGAGGGTGATATGTACCAAGGACGTGTTGGCTTTAAAGAGCTAGCAGGCTTTAATGGATCTTTTGCCTATAGTACCGTATCAAGTGGACAATCTGTTCTCCTAGGTGCAGGAAATGGCCCTACAACGTATACTGCTCCATTGATCAAAGGTGCTGAAGTAACTTCAGGTGCTAACACAGATGCTTACAAAGTTGAAGTGGGTTATGATTTTACAAAAGTTGGTGTTACGGGTCTTAAAGTCTTAGGACAATATGTCAAAATCAATCAAGATGCTTCATCTGTCGCTGTAGGTTATATCTTGAATCATGCAGAGAGTGATACGAAAACTAAATACTGGGAAGGACAAATTGCTTATGACATCCCTTCACTTAAAGGTTTAACGCTATCTCTTGAGTATGAAAATGCTACAAAAGATGTTGCCGCATTGGGTGCGACAGCTGCTAGTTCAACAGACTTTAATGAGATGAGATTTAGAGCTAACTACAAATTCTAA